Sequence from the Methanococcoides methylutens genome:
CTGCAACTTCGATGCCTTCCTTTTCCATTGCTTCTACCCTGTCTGCAAGAGTGTAGACGTGATATCCTTTCTCCTGTGCAATTACAGTCTCGAAGTTAGGACGGGTCTTTGCAATACCGATGATCTCCATATCATCCTGAAGCATTACAGCATCTGCCACTCTCTTGCCAATGGTTCCGTATCCGTTTATTGCAACTTTAGCTTTAGTCATTTAATGTACCTTCCATTACGAATTTGACACATTTCAGTATAAGTATACAGTATGAACATCAGTTGGGCACCGGAGCATATGTTACCACAGTAAAAAAGTGTCTGAGGTTACTGATATGTCTCCTGTTGCTCCTGTTAATTCAATTTCCAATAATTATAGTTTCCCCTTTTGAAAAATCGACCTCTTTTATTGAACCGAAGATGATCGTCTTTTCCCCAAATATTCCAGTAAGTTCTATGGAATCCCCATCAACCACCATTTTAGTGACTGATTCCATAACCAATTCCCTTTCATTACCGTTGATAACTATTGCATTCAGTTCGCACATATTTACACCTGTTATTGGTATTATTGTGATGGTATGTCAGACCATCGGTGAAAGTATTTTGAACTTATTCGCATTCTTTAGATTACGCGTTAATATGCTCTAATAATAGATAACTACTTTCACACAATCTTCCTGATCTCATCTCACGAGCTTTGCTATGGAATATCCCATCTCAAGACCCATGTCTTCTGCTACCGCTTCGCATTTGGTACGAAGCAGATATGCAATTGCTTCAAAATTCCTTTCGGACATGGTCTCATAGTTAGCCATTCCTTTGCTTATTATCAGGCTGGCATTTTCCAGGGCATCGATGAACTCCGCAGGTGCTTCCTCAAAGCAGACTCCTACTGCATTTGAGCCTGTGGTCAGTACTCGATCAACTTTCTTGTCCAGCTCAAGCTCTCGTACATTCTCCATTGTAACGTCAGTAAGCATGGGGGCACCGCGTACTACGAGTGTGATCTTGCCACCAACTTTCCTGATTATGTCAAAAACAAGTGTGTCAAGGATGATCTCTCCGCAGTTGTCAACCACATATACAACATCATCAAGCATTTTGAACATCTCGGAGGTATCGTCCACATCAAGCCCTTTCCGGAATATTTCCGCAAAGGTCTCATCAAAAACATCTTCTCCAACGTCAAATCCCATGATGCCGAAATCGAAGAAATTTCCAATAACAGATGCAAGTACTGCCCTTCTGAACATTTCTTCATCTGTCGGATCGCCAGCATGAACCAGGGAATGTGCATATGGGTACACTTTTTCTGCGATCCGGTTGCTTAATTGCCTGAGCTCAAAATATGGGTCCTCATCATTGAGCATTTCGTAAGCCTTCCTGTGGATGGCTGTTGATACTACTCCGGCAGCCACTCCTGGCTTGTAGGTCTCTTTGAGCACATCGATCCCTGCAAGCATGGTCTTGTGTATAAGCTCGGTGTCATTGGTTGAAAGCTGTGCTTCATAGTGAACTCTGGAAAGAAGGCAATACGTACATCTAGCATCCATTTTCATGATCTTGGCTCTTTTAGTTGTGATAATTGGTAATATCTATCTTCAGATGGATGTATCAAATAGACGTCATACACATAAGTTTAACTCAAAATGCTCCTGGGTGCCCTGACTCGACATTGATTGAATCGGAAGGCATTTTCCGGCAAAAATCAAACTTAATGACTCGTCGTAATTTTGTGCCAAAAATATCCTCAAACAGCCAATATGTTCTTCAAAAAGAGCACTTATTTCCGAGTTAGGTGTATATTATATAAAGATATCGCAAGTTCTTGTTTATATACCTACATAAGTCCAGAAAAAAAGAAAATATGGGAAAAAGAACAAAATAAAGTAATCTTTTAATTCAATGACTTAAGAATAATCCTAACTTGTTTTAATGAATATTCGACTCCAAATTTCTCTTTTATCAGGCTGGCAACCTGGGCAGTTGTCAAGCTCTTCTGAACCCTTAGGTATATCTTAAGGTCGCTCTTTTGATCTTCGCTTAGTTTGGAAGGTCTGCCTCCTCCATGGCGAGGCAACAATCCTGCATATCCATCCTTATTCCATCGTTTTTGCCAAACGTATGCAACCTTCTTAGTAACTCCAACCTTGCTTGCAGCTTCCTCTACTGAGTCTCCCATATATCTGTATCTGATAAAGTATAAACGATCCAGTACTTTGATCAATGTCTCAATATATCGTATCCTTTTGTTAAGTTCCTGGTGAGTCAATTTTTTTTGAATTGGTATCATTTCTGTTTTTACCATGTCTATTGTTATTGTTTTATAAGTATAAATACATTGGTTTCAAATAAGAAAAGTTTATATGCGAGTATTCGCAAGGATTATTTGCAGTTGAACAGGACAAACGACCTTTCGGGAAAACAAGACTTTCCGATCGGGCTGTAAGACTGCTATTAAAAAGGTGATGAAAATGGGAAATCAGGAACTTTTTGACAAACTTAAAGATGCAATAGTAAACCAGGACATTAACGGATGTCCAGCACTGACACAGGAAGCTCTCGATGCAGGATTATCTGCATTTGACATTATCAACGAAGCACTTGCACCAGGAATGAAGATCGTTGGTGACAACTTCGAAGCAGCAACAATCTACCTTCCACAGATCATGATGTCTGCAAAGGCAATGAAAGCTGCAATG
This genomic interval carries:
- a CDS encoding CooT family nickel-binding protein, encoding MCELNAIVINGNERELVMESVTKMVVDGDSIELTGIFGEKTIIFGSIKEVDFSKGETIIIGN
- a CDS encoding damage-control phosphatase ARMT1 family protein, translated to MKMDARCTYCLLSRVHYEAQLSTNDTELIHKTMLAGIDVLKETYKPGVAAGVVSTAIHRKAYEMLNDEDPYFELRQLSNRIAEKVYPYAHSLVHAGDPTDEEMFRRAVLASVIGNFFDFGIMGFDVGEDVFDETFAEIFRKGLDVDDTSEMFKMLDDVVYVVDNCGEIILDTLVFDIIRKVGGKITLVVRGAPMLTDVTMENVRELELDKKVDRVLTTGSNAVGVCFEEAPAEFIDALENASLIISKGMANYETMSERNFEAIAYLLRTKCEAVAEDMGLEMGYSIAKLVR
- a CDS encoding helix-turn-helix domain-containing protein, with translation MVKTEMIPIQKKLTHQELNKRIRYIETLIKVLDRLYFIRYRYMGDSVEEAASKVGVTKKVAYVWQKRWNKDGYAGLLPRHGGGRPSKLSEDQKSDLKIYLRVQKSLTTAQVASLIKEKFGVEYSLKQVRIILKSLN